In Microbacterium enclense, the DNA window ACGCGCTCGATGCGGGCGCTGACGACTACGTCACTAAGCCGTTCCAGATCGACGAGCTGCTCGCCCGACTGCGCGTGCACGCGCGTCGCACCGCCCCCCTCGCCCGGGGAGTCGGTCGTGCGCTTCGGGTCCGTCGAGGTCGACCTGGCCGCCAAGGCGGTGCTGCGCGACGGTGCCCGCGTGCACCTCACGCCGACCGAATGGCGGATGCTGGAGTTCCTGGCCCGAAACCCCGGCTCACTCGTCACACGGCAGACCCTGCTGAAGGAGATCTGGGCGAGCGAGCAGGTCGCCGACAGCGGGTACCTCCGGCTCTACATGTCGCAACTGCGCAAGAAGCTCGAGGCCGACCCGTCGGCGCCCGTGCACCTGCTCACCGAGCAGGGCATGGGGTACCGACTGGTGGTGTGACGACGGACGTCCGGGAACCGCTAGTTGAGCACCGGCGGGACCTCGGCCCACACCGCCCGGTCGGCGGTCGTGGGAGCGGCAGGGATGCGCCCCTCCCCATCGGGCTCGGGGATCGCGGCCAGCAGCGCCCGCGTGTACGGATGCTGCGGAGCCGCCCACAGGTCGGCCGTGCTCCCCGACTCGAGCACGCGCCCGCCGAACATCACGAACGTGCGGTCGGCGATGCGTCGCACGACGGCGAGGTCATGCGAGATGAACAGCATGCCCGCGCCGGCTTCGGCGACGAGATCGCGCATCAGCGCGGCGACACTCGTCTGCGTCGAGGCGTCGAGGGCCGAGATCGGCTCGTCGGCCACGAGCAGCGACGGCCGGGCCGCCAGAGCCCGGGCGATCGCGAGGCGCTGCTTCTGTCCACCCGAGAACTGGTGGGGGAAGCGGGTCGCGACGCTCGCGGGCAATCCGACGCGCTCGAGCCACTCCCCGACCGTCGATCCTGCCGCTCCGCGAGCCCGAGCCGTCGCGATGCCGTCGGCGATCTGCGTCCCCACCCGGCGGCGAGGGTTGAGCGAGGTCGACGGGTCCTGGAAGACCATCTGGATGCTGGTGAGGTCGGTCCGACGACGACGCAGCCCGAGCGGCGTGACCGGGACGCCCTGGAACAGCACGGAGCCGGCCGCCGTCCTCTCGATGCCGACGACGGCGCGCGCGAAGCTCGACTTGCCGCTGCCCGACTCCCCGACCAGCGCCACGGTCTCGCCGGGGGCGACACGCAGCGAGACATCGTCGACGGCCACCACGGGTGGGGTGCCGGGGTAGCGCACGACCACCCCCCGCGCGTCGAGGACTGCGTCACTCATCGAATCCGCCCTCCGTCGTGGCATCCGCTCTCGTCTCCGCGTCGGCGAGGGGAGTGGCATCCGGGGCCTCGATCCTCGACCCGGGAAGCGCGGCGAGCAGCGAGCGCGTGTAGGCGTGCTGCGGGTCGCGGAAGAGGGTCTCGCGGTCGGCGCGCTCGACGATGAGGCCGTCCTTCATGACGGCGACGTCGTCGGCGATCGCGCTCATGACGCCGAGGTCGTGGGTGACCAGCAGCACCGCGAGGCGACGCTCGGTCGCCAGATCGCGCAACAGCTGCAGGATGCCGGCCTGGACCGTGACGTCGAGGGCGGTCGTCGGCTCGTCGGCGAGCAGCACCTCGGGGTCGCACGCCAGGGCGCACGCGATGGCGATGCGCTGGCGCTGGCCGCCGGAGAACTGGTGCGGGTAGCGGCTCAGCGCGTCCGCCGGGCGCGGGACCTGCACGGTCTCGAGCAGTTCCTCGGCGCGCGCTCGGGCGGCGGCCCCCTTCAGGCCGAGGTGCACGCGCAGGTGATCGGTGAGCTGGCGGCCGATGGGCAGCTGCGGATGCAGCGACGCGGAGGGGTCTTGGAAGACCATCGCGATCCGCGCCCCGCGGATGCGGTTCATCGCTCGCCGGTCCAGCCCGAGGATCTCTTCGTCGCCGAGAAGGACCGAACCGCCCGTCCGCGCCTGTCGCGGCAGGAGCCCGAGCACGGCCAGCGACGTCAGGGTCTTGCCCGAACCGGATTCCCCGGCGAGGCCCTGGATGCGGCCGGGCTGCAGGTCGATCGAGACACCCCGCACCAGCGGACGGCCGATGTCGATCGTGAGGTCGCGGATGGACAGAGCGCTCATGCGGGCACCCCCGTGGCCGACGCCTGGTGCTCCGCTTGCCGCTCGTGCGTGATCTCGGCTGTCGGGTCGAGCACGTCGCGCATGGCGTCACCCAGGAAGTTGAACGCGAGCACGACCGTGAGGATCGCGAGGCCGGGGAAGATGCCCAGCCACCACGCGTCGAAGTTCTGCATCGCTCCCGAGATCATGGAGCCCCATTCGGCGGTCGGCGGCTGCGCCCCGAGGCCCAGGAACGACAGTCCCGACAGCAGCAGGATGGCCGCGCCGATGTCGAGGGTCGCGAGCACCAGGACGGGGCCCGCGATGTTCGGCAGGATGTCGACGAAGAGCGTCCGCAGCGGCGAGTGACCCAGGAGACGTCCGGCGATCACGTAGTTCTGCCCGCGCAGACCGAGCACGATGCTGCGGGTGACGCGCGAGTACTGCGGCCATGACACCACGATCGCGGCGATCACGGCGTTGAACAGCGAGGGGCCGAGAGAGGCCGCGACCACCATCGCCAGGATCACGGTGGGGAACGCCATGAACAGGTCGGTGATGCGCATGAGGGTCTCGTCGACCCACCCGCCGAAGTAGCCGGCCACGGCACCGATGGTCGTCCCGATGATCAGCGCCGCGAGCACGAGCGTCAGAGCGAGCGGCAGACTCACGGTCGCACCCGTCATCAGCCGCGAGAACATGTCGCGACCGTTGCCGTCGGTACCGAGCAGCGTGTCGACGCCGGGCGGCTGGAGGCGCGGCAGCACCTGGGCGTCGGGCCCGAAGGGCACCCACCACTGCGCGGTGAAGGCCACGATCACCCACGCGCCGGCGATCACGGTTCCGATGATGCCCAGGGGAGTGCGCCACGCGCGGGGCCACCGCAGGCGGAAGCGTCCGCGGCCCGATACGGCGGCGAGGCGGCTCATGCGATCCTCACTCTCGGGTCGAGCACGCCGTAGAGCATGTCGACGACGAAGTTGATGAGCAGGTAGATGACGCCGACGACCAGACCCACGCCCATGATCCCGGGCAGGTCGAGGTTGGCGGCGGAGTTGTAGGCATACGTGCCGAGTCCCGGCCACGCGAACACCGACTCGACGAGAACGGTGCCCGACAGCAGCGCTCCGAACGCGACACCGACGACCGTGAGGATCGGAAGCGACGCACCCCGCAGCACGTAGTCGAGGATGATGCGCATCGCCGGAAGCCCCTTGGCGCGGGCGGCCCGCACGTAATCGCTGCCCAGCACCTCGAGCACCGACGTGCGGATGAAGCGCGTGAGCAGGCCGATGGTCACGAGCGAGAGCACGAGCACCGGCAGGGCGAGATGGGTGAGGGCGTCCATGTAGCCGACGCCGTCGCCGTTCAGGAGGTAGTCGACGGTGTAGAGGCCGGTCACGCGCGGGGGCGGGGTGATCGACGGCGAGATGCGTCCGGAACCGGGCGCGATGCGCAGCTGGAGGAAGAAGAAGTAGAAGCTGACGAGGGCGAGCCAGAACGTGGGCACGCTCAGACCGACGAGCGTGACCACGCGGATGACCTGGTCGGACACCAGCCCGCGGCGGTACGCCGCGAGCGTGCCGAGCACGATGCTGACGGCGAGGCTCAGCACGATCGCGCCGATCGCGATCTCGATCGTCGCGGGCACCGCGGTGGCCAGGTCGCTGGCGACCGGGCGACCGGTCACCAGCGACGTGCCGAGGTCGCCGCGCAGCAGGTTCCCCATGTAGATGAAGTACTGCACGAACAGCGGTTGATCCAGGCCCTGCTCCCGGATGAACGCCTCGCGAGTCACCGGGTTCTGCGACGCGCCCTCACCCAGGGCGGCCGAGACGGGGTCGCCGGGCACGAGGTTGGTGAGCAGGAACGTGACGATCGTCACGCCCACCAGCAGCAGCAGGGAGGTCCCCGCCCGCCGCAGGAGGTACCCCGCGAGGGGCGATCGGCGCCGTGGCGTCCGCTCCTTCACCGTCGTCATCGAGACCTCGATCAGCCGGCCGGGGCGATCTCGGCGATGTCCATCTCCCAGACCGAGTTGTACACGGCGCCGGAGACCGACGCGGCCGTCGCGATGTTGCGACCGGGCACGATCAGCGGAACGAACGGGCCCTCGGCCTGCAGCTTCTCGGCGAAGTCCGTGAAGGTCGCGGTACGGACGTCGGTGTCGGTCGCCGATGCGGCGTCCGCGGCGATCTGAGCGATCTCGGGGTTGGCCTCGGCGGTCCACCCGGCGCGCAGACCGACCTTCAGGCCGGGAGCGAAGGGCAGGAAGTTGGCCGAGTCGGCGTAGTCGGGTCCCCAGAACCACAGTCCGAAGCCCTCGGTGCCGTTGACGTACGAGTCGAGCTCGGTCGCGAACGGTGCCGGAGCGAGTTCGACCGCGATGCCGGCATCCTTCAGCTGCGCCTGAATGCGCTCGGCGAGCGGGGTGAACTCGACCCCGCCGACGGGGTAGTCGTTCGGGAACTGCAGCCGCAGCGTCTGACCGGTGTAGCCCGCGGCGGCGAGCGCCGCCTTGGCCTTGTCGAGGTCCTGACCGGCACCCGTGGCGAGCGCACCCTCGAACCCGGGCGGGATGACACCCGTCGCCTGCTGCGCGCCGGCACCGGCCAGCTCCAGCAGGGCGTCGTAGTCGAGCGCGTAGCGGATGGCCTCGGCGATCTTCACGTTCGCGAGGTCGCCGCTGACGGCGGGCGACTGGTTCAGCAGCAGGAAGATGGTCTGGCCCGAGGGGACCGACTCGACCTTCAGCCCGTCGCCGAGGCCCGAGACCTGGTCGCCGTTCAGGTCCATCGCGACCATCGAGTCGCCGCCCTTGAGGTTGGCCAGCTGCGTCGCGCTCTCGGTGACGTTGCGGACGACCACGCGGCCGTACGCCGACTTCTCGTCGCCGTTGTAGGCGTCGTTGCGCGAAAGCACGACCTGCGAGGAGAGGTCGAGCGTGTCGAGCACGAACGGTCCGGACCCGGCCGATTCCCCGTCGAGGAAGCCCTGGGCCGAGTCGGAACCGTCGACACTGCCGCCGTGCTCGGTGACGACGTCGGAGTTGACGATGCCGAGGGCGGGGTTCGCGAGGATCGCCGGCAGCTGCAGGAGCGGGGTCGGGGAGGTGATCGAGATCGTCTTGTCGTCGACCTCGGCGATGGTCAGGCCCCCGAGGAGGAAGTTGGGCTTGGCATCGGCCATGCCCTGGATGCGCTGGAGGCTGAAGACGACGTCCTTCGCCTCGATGGGGCTGCCGTCCGAGAAGACGCGGTCTCCCTCGAGCGTGAAGGTGAACTCGGTGGCCGCGTCGTTCTGCTTCCAGGACGCCAGGCCCGGGACGGGGGTCGAGACGTCGGAGCCGTCGAAGTCGACGAGCGTCTCGTACAGGGCCTTCGCGACCATGTTCCCGGTGGGGTCGTA includes these proteins:
- a CDS encoding ATP-binding cassette domain-containing protein — translated: MSDAVLDARGVVVRYPGTPPVVAVDDVSLRVAPGETVALVGESGSGKSSFARAVVGIERTAAGSVLFQGVPVTPLGLRRRRTDLTSIQMVFQDPSTSLNPRRRVGTQIADGIATARARGAAGSTVGEWLERVGLPASVATRFPHQFSGGQKQRLAIARALAARPSLLVADEPISALDASTQTSVAALMRDLVAEAGAGMLFISHDLAVVRRIADRTFVMFGGRVLESGSTADLWAAPQHPYTRALLAAIPEPDGEGRIPAAPTTADRAVWAEVPPVLN
- a CDS encoding ABC transporter ATP-binding protein translates to MSALSIRDLTIDIGRPLVRGVSIDLQPGRIQGLAGESGSGKTLTSLAVLGLLPRQARTGGSVLLGDEEILGLDRRAMNRIRGARIAMVFQDPSASLHPQLPIGRQLTDHLRVHLGLKGAAARARAEELLETVQVPRPADALSRYPHQFSGGQRQRIAIACALACDPEVLLADEPTTALDVTVQAGILQLLRDLATERRLAVLLVTHDLGVMSAIADDVAVMKDGLIVERADRETLFRDPQHAYTRSLLAALPGSRIEAPDATPLADAETRADATTEGGFDE
- a CDS encoding ABC transporter permease translates to MSRLAAVSGRGRFRLRWPRAWRTPLGIIGTVIAGAWVIVAFTAQWWVPFGPDAQVLPRLQPPGVDTLLGTDGNGRDMFSRLMTGATVSLPLALTLVLAALIIGTTIGAVAGYFGGWVDETLMRITDLFMAFPTVILAMVVAASLGPSLFNAVIAAIVVSWPQYSRVTRSIVLGLRGQNYVIAGRLLGHSPLRTLFVDILPNIAGPVLVLATLDIGAAILLLSGLSFLGLGAQPPTAEWGSMISGAMQNFDAWWLGIFPGLAILTVVLAFNFLGDAMRDVLDPTAEITHERQAEHQASATGVPA
- a CDS encoding ABC transporter permease, producing MTTVKERTPRRRSPLAGYLLRRAGTSLLLLVGVTIVTFLLTNLVPGDPVSAALGEGASQNPVTREAFIREQGLDQPLFVQYFIYMGNLLRGDLGTSLVTGRPVASDLATAVPATIEIAIGAIVLSLAVSIVLGTLAAYRRGLVSDQVIRVVTLVGLSVPTFWLALVSFYFFFLQLRIAPGSGRISPSITPPPRVTGLYTVDYLLNGDGVGYMDALTHLALPVLVLSLVTIGLLTRFIRTSVLEVLGSDYVRAARAKGLPAMRIILDYVLRGASLPILTVVGVAFGALLSGTVLVESVFAWPGLGTYAYNSAANLDLPGIMGVGLVVGVIYLLINFVVDMLYGVLDPRVRIA
- a CDS encoding ABC transporter substrate-binding protein, coding for MSSRRTTSVLALGAAALLALTGCTGGNSANGGSSAQGSESLVIDTAFSIETADPGHTYDPTGNMVAKALYETLVDFDGSDVSTPVPGLASWKQNDAATEFTFTLEGDRVFSDGSPIEAKDVVFSLQRIQGMADAKPNFLLGGLTIAEVDDKTISITSPTPLLQLPAILANPALGIVNSDVVTEHGGSVDGSDSAQGFLDGESAGSGPFVLDTLDLSSQVVLSRNDAYNGDEKSAYGRVVVRNVTESATQLANLKGGDSMVAMDLNGDQVSGLGDGLKVESVPSGQTIFLLLNQSPAVSGDLANVKIAEAIRYALDYDALLELAGAGAQQATGVIPPGFEGALATGAGQDLDKAKAALAAAGYTGQTLRLQFPNDYPVGGVEFTPLAERIQAQLKDAGIAVELAPAPFATELDSYVNGTEGFGLWFWGPDYADSANFLPFAPGLKVGLRAGWTAEANPEIAQIAADAASATDTDVRTATFTDFAEKLQAEGPFVPLIVPGRNIATAASVSGAVYNSVWEMDIAEIAPAG